Proteins encoded together in one Acidobacteriota bacterium window:
- the rfaE2 gene encoding D-glycero-beta-D-manno-heptose 1-phosphate adenylyltransferase, producing MTLSEAQALVSRARSERQTVVFTNGVFDLLHPGHVRYLRDARALGELLIVGVNSDRSTRALDKAPGRPINPENERAEVLAALASVDAVVVFDEDTPHAIISALQPDILVKGADWGENAIVGRDVVEARGGKVVRIALAPGYSTTAIVERIRG from the coding sequence ATGACCCTGAGCGAGGCACAGGCTCTAGTAAGCCGTGCGCGAAGCGAGCGACAAACCGTCGTCTTCACCAACGGCGTCTTCGACCTCCTCCATCCCGGCCATGTCCGCTACCTTCGCGATGCGCGCGCCCTGGGCGAACTGCTGATCGTCGGCGTGAACAGCGACCGTTCGACCCGCGCGCTCGACAAGGCGCCCGGCCGGCCGATCAATCCTGAGAACGAGCGCGCCGAAGTCCTGGCCGCGCTGGCATCGGTGGACGCGGTGGTGGTATTCGACGAAGACACCCCGCACGCCATCATCAGCGCCCTGCAGCCCGACATCCTGGTGAAGGGCGCCGACTGGGGCGAGAACGCCATTGTCGGCAGGGATGTTGTCGAAGCTCGAGGCGGCAAAGTCGTCCGTATCGCCCTGGCACCCGGCTACTCCACGACCGCCATCGTCGAGCGTATTCGCGGGTGA